The genomic DNA ggaggacattccaattgtacgtgattaccctcaggtgtttcctgaagacttacctggcttaccgcctcatcgtcaggtcgaattccaaatcgagctcgctccaggagcagcacccatagctcgcgcaccatatcgtctagctccatcggaattggaggaactgtcaaagcagctacaagagctcttggaaaagggcttcattcgtccaagctcttcgccttggggagctccagtacttttcgtgaaaaagaaggacggtacgttcaggatgtgcatcgactaccgtgaactcaacaaggtgacggtgaagaaccgttatcctcttccacgcatagacgacttgttcgaccagttgcaagggtcgtgttactattcgaagatagacttaaggtcagggtaccatcagctgagagtccgggatgaggacgtctccaagacagccttcagaactcgttacggtcactacgagtttctcgtcatgccgtttgggttaacgaacgcgcctgctgtattcatggatcttatgaacagggtgtgcaaaccctatcttgacaagttcgtcattgttttcatcgacgacattctgatttattccaagagtcaagaggaacacgagcagcatcttcgccttattttggaactccttcggaaggaacagttgtacgccaagctttctaaatgcgacttctggcttcgtgaagtccacttcttaggccacgtggtgaacaaggatgggatccatgtcgatccatccaaggtagactcgatcagaaactggcctgcaccgcgtacaccgacagaaatacgccaattcttgggtctggcaggttactacagacggtttatcaaagacttttcaaagatcgcgcaaccacttacgctactgacacagaagggtgtcacctaccgttggggcaacacgcaggaaactgcttttcagtatctaaaggataggctttgcagcgcccctattctttcattgccagaaggcacagaagacttcgtagtatattgtgatgcatccatccagggtcttggatgtgtgttgatgcagcgtgataaagggatagcctacgcttctcgtcaactaaaggttcacgaacggaactacacgacgcacgatttagagctgggagctgttgttttcgcgcttaagatatggcgacactacctgtacggtaccaggtgcacgatttacaccgatcacaggagtctcgagcatattcttaagcagaaggatttgaatatgcgtcaacgacgatgggtcgagttacttaacgattatgaatgcgctatcaagtatcatccaggcaaagccaacgttgtggctgacgccctcagtcggaaagacactctaccacggcgcgtgcgagcgctacagcttacgattcagtctagccttcctgcacagatacgagctgctcagacagaagcactgaagcccgaaaacgtcaaggctgaagccttacgcggctcacgacaacagatggaacagaaggcagacggcgcctactatgtaacggggcgtatttgggtcccactttatggcggtctacgcgaacttgtgatggacgaagcacacaagtctcgctattcggtacatccagggtcggataaaatgtaccacgacatcagcactacttattggtggcctagtatgaaggcccacattgctacgtacgttggaaaatgcttgacctgcgcaagagtcaaggttgaatatcagaaaccagctggcctacttcaacagcctaagataccgcaatggaaatgggaagaaatttccatggatttcgttacaggcctacctagatcccagcgtgggaacgataccatatgggtgatcgtggatcgactcaccaagtctgcacatttcctacctataaaggaaacggataagttctccactctcgcagacgcctatcttaaagaagttgtttcgaggcacggggtgcccacatccatcatttcggatcgcgatgcacgattcacgtcagagctatggcaagcgatgcacaaatcttttggctcacgattagacatgagcacagcatatcaccctcagacggatgggcagtctgagcgaacgattcaaacacttgaagacatgcttagagcatgcgttatcgatttcggcaacggctgggaaaagcacctccctttggtggagttttcgtacaataatagttatcacaccagcattcaagccgctccattcgaggcattgtacgggcgtaaatgccggtcacctctctgttgggcagaggtgggggatagtcagattacgggtccagagattgtagtggacgccacagaaaagatagcacagatacgacaacgcatggcggcagcacgcgaccgtcagaaagcctacgcggacaagcgtagaaagccattggaatttgaggtcggggaccgggttttattgaaagtttcaccctggaagggtgtggttcgttttggcaaacggggcaaactaaatccgcggtatgtcggaccatttgaaatcatagaaaagattggcaaggtagcctacaagttgaacctaccagctgaactcggggcagttcataatgtctttcacgtatcgaacttaaagaagtgcctatcagatgaaaacctcatcattccttttaaggaactcactatcgacgagcggttgcagttcgtcgaggaaccagtagaaatcacggaccgggatgtgaaggtcctcaaacacaagagaatccctcttgtccgagttcgttggaactccaaacgtggtccagagtacacctgggaacgcgaagacaggatgacagaaaagtacccccagttattcgaaactaatgctaccactactgaggctgaagcaactacttcggaatttcgggacagatcaacggggggaggatgtgacaccccaggaaaatcagtgaacaatacagtttacctagcttcctcagtgagtgcataccaaatttcgggacgaaatttccaattagttggggataatgtgacaactcgaacttaaGACTCACTttaatgtaacgttacgtgtctacgTGATACTTGACTAATGAATGtaatgtgaatcttgtgattatGTTTTTACGTGAGTAGTGTTTACTATATGTGTTTGTATATTAATTAAGCCAAACCGCACAAGATGTTCTAAACGCATAACACTACACATCACtcgcacaaggccgtttgggcctcatCCTTGTGCACGGACCAATAGGGCGGCCCAtgaggggtttcggcccactcccctttcacgTGATCAAGCAAGTTGTAAGGGGTTTTGTTTCTCATTCTTGTTACAAACATATCACACACACAAGTTCTCAAAACCCTagtcttttctctctctctctcgtttgcttggaacccgacggcaagagcatccacaattcggatcaccctctcttcttctctaattcggttagtaCTTGTCATGTTTGTAATTGTTTGTGTGCATGTTGATGTTTTCGAATATGATTGCTTGATACCGAATGAGTCTTGTTAACAGGTTGTGTATGATAATTTTAGATTGGATCAATGATAGTTAGTGTTCATATAATTGACTTGCTCATGAATCGGATATAGGTGATTGTATGATTGTAATCGGCCATATGTATACGTGATTGAATCAGATTGTAACTGGTTAATATGCTAACTAAATCGGATTAGTTGATGCTCATTGATTGGCTTCGTGAATGTTAGAATcggatgtgtttatgtgtttagatAAATGTTCTTGATTTTGGATTATTAATGTTCATACGAAATTCATGATAAaagtcctgtttgatcgataGTATGCTTGTTGGATTATggaaaaactgttaattgatctaaattgtgaaactgcctaagttgtttgctagaatcacggagtgattgttacaggaattatggaaaccagttacacacacggttgcgactcagattgcgagtcgaaacctcaccgtctcgactcgagaccacaaacagcataagccgagaccatggttgcgagtcccgttgcgactcgtaaccggaccatgacgaaccgagatcaccattgcgactcgtaaccagctgttgcgactcgtaatctccggttgcgactcgagatccccgttgcgactcgagaccggctatgcacaaacactgttttgggcctacactgtcacgggcccaatcttatgactgttatgatattgggctgcttattgtcattgggccgggtaatgATTGGAccgaacacttagattgtttatcggattgATGATACatgtacgtgtttgccatgattatacgtgatacaatatacgtgctatatacgaacttgacttgtataataaccatgataggacgtggttgaccatttactagcttaactgtactctttgtgtatctgccgagcaaaccaaggtgagttcacacagccaaggcatgggattcccgggttgggaattgggttggatatgttgaatatggaatgattactcgtacttacgcattctctagactatagaccatcgtcctcaggttagtcaggacacgttacgtaaagcctacgtaacccagattatttgccatttgtctcccgggtcgggaggacacgttacgtaaagcctacgtaacccaataccatccactggcttccaggtcggaaggccacgctgcgtaaagcctacgtagcccccacgcgtaccactgtcctcggggaagggcacgtcacgtaaagcctacgtgaccctgtacgtattcctgttctcggtaaagaagaacacatggtcggaagttagtctagtaagtaccgttagtgagaagccctcattagccaggataaacatgggaagcccccaccagtaataagaacacaaggtttgggaagcccccacctttagtacacactagtatgggaagcccccactagtcaTATTTATACACTAtgctatgaacttactttctgtgaactcgctcaactagtttgttgattatttgctgcatgccttgcaggaccttaggtactttatggagcttgcacagggaggagcaggtcgttgtgggatatggatcatgaactttatctgaacgTATAACTATCTTGAGAttttatactatgcttccgctatttaaacgatgtttggttttgaaacatcaatcatgtcatgatgatttacattaattacttttactattaaatgctatgtttgatatgattgatggcttgatcctggtcagtcacgctcccaagcggtggtactccgcgggtggattttgggggtgtgacacagcgTGCAACACCGGCGTTGGGGTCCGCGCACTTCATTACTGGACAAAAGATCTTTTGACGCGTCGTCAGGACTACGAGATAGCGAACGGAGGGTTCGGGCGTGGACGGGTGAAACCTCTAAGTGAGGCCCCAGCTAAAAACGGTGGAGCTGAACAGGTATGACCATATTTAAATTTTTGGTATCCCCTTTTTCCCGTATTTCCTTATAATTGGTTTATTGTTGGTCCAGCCTTAAAACAAATTTACGTAGACCGTTAAAAGCATAGCGTTTTCAACGATAAAACTGTAGGAACCACAAAACACTTTTTTCGTAAAAAATGGAAGTTCTACGTGAATTGTAAAAACCCTAACGATGACGGTATGGGCGGGCAGGCGAGCATTGTGGATGAATGGTTACAAGATTAGCTGCTTTAAGGTCCAAAATAGAGAAGACCTTAAGCGATCGGTTGAACCTGGATCCGGACAACGAGGATCATAGGAGGGTGAAGCGGAAATACCTCGAAGTGTTAGACGTGTTGCCATGTCTGCCGGATGAGGGATTAGAGACCTTCGAGGAAGGCGACATGCTGAATAGAACAGCCGGGGGTTCTTCCAGCCCTCCGTCCGCCCTAGCAGGTAAttgaattgtttttttatttttttttttggctacgcTAGGTGCATTTTTTTTACCATGTTGTTTTTTATGCAGAGGGGGTTGAGCAAGCGGCGCAAGACGACACAAATGTTGCTTCTGATTCTGCCGACGAATACGAAGAGTGTAATTTAAATGTGTTGATAGCAGGTATCGCCAAAACCGCAGTAGAGGGGGACGGCGCGAGCCTGAGAGATGTAAGCATAGTCTGTGACACCTTTCCAGGtaataaaaagaaggaaatgAGTAAACAAAACGCCCCCTCGAATTTTTTTCCATTGGAATTGTTGTCTTTGTGAAAAAAAGTGTTTATGTATTTTCATATTAGGGACACGTGGCGCTGCGGGTGGAGACGATGCCGACGATGGCGCCGATGAACCAGATATGGGCAATGTTGGGGCTGTTACCGCATGTAGTGGCGGTGCTGGGTACAAGCAGGCTGAAAGTTTGGAGGGGGTGAATCACGGGGAAGACCAGTTGGCGGTTGACAGCCAGGGTACAGTGAGCTTGGGGGATAACAGTCAAGTCGATGCTAGCGTGCCGGTCGAAACGAGAGTGGGGCGCTCGGATGTTGAGAGCCCGGTGAATGTTGGCAAGTCAGGTAACGAAAAAAGGCCCCATGAATGGAAGAAATGGACCTGTTGGGTAACTACTTCctttgtttacttttttttttcagaCTCGGGTGACGTTACGGGCGGTCCTGAAGCCACGCCCAATGATGGGAACAAAGAAACGGGCGCAACCGTCGACGACGGTGTTGAAAATGCACAGGCGGATGTTGATGGGAGCCCACCTGCCGCCGACGTTTTGCAGCAGCAGGCTGCCTCATTGCTTCGGCCCCTGGCTGTATGCGGGCTGTTTGCTCCGTTGGTTGGATCACCCAGGCTCGCAGCCGAAATTGAAAATGTTTCAGAACCTGGAACAGGTATGTGACCAGAAAAAATAAATGGGATTCAACTTGTTTATAACATTTTTgtacttttttaatttttattcttTTTTCAAGCTAGTAAAAAATGCTCTGATGCATGAGTTTTTTG from Helianthus annuus cultivar XRQ/B chromosome 7, HanXRQr2.0-SUNRISE, whole genome shotgun sequence includes the following:
- the LOC118479382 gene encoding uncharacterized protein LOC118479382 codes for the protein MGNVGAVTACSGGAGYKQAESLEGVNHGEDQLAVDSQGTVSLGDNSQVDASVPVETRVGRSDVESPVNVGKSGNEKRPHEWKKWTCWVTTSFVYFFFSDSGDVTGGPEATPNDGNKETGATVDDGVENAQADVDGSPPAADVLQQQAASLLRPLAVCGLFAPLVGSPRLAAEIENVSEPGTGVAAERTDGVTTEGVQVSVKTGGGETVVNRSSTMELGIGSVGRGRGWTKSSIAARLLIGPPSVSAGCSSGLRAADYVPRVSCEGEQPVGTRSGVYIKKYQFTFLIWV